The Juglans regia cultivar Chandler chromosome 1, Walnut 2.0, whole genome shotgun sequence nucleotide sequence GGTGTTTATAGATGGTCTCTAATTGCTGGGAGGCTTCCGGGCCGAACagacaatgaaataaaaaactacTGGAACACCAACCTGggaaaaaaagttcaaaaccaCCAAATCAGTACTACCGTTTCGATTCCTCCTAAGCTTTCAGGGCATTCAGATGAAAACAATTTTCCGCCACCTGCAGTTTCAACGACTCCTATGCTTTCAGGTTATAccgatgaaaacaattttaatcCAGTACCAACGATCAACCTGATGCCCTCCATTGACACAAGCACCTTACCATCATCACCAATATCGAAAACCTGCACGAACTCCAATGTGATCCGGACCAAAGCTTTCAGGTGCAGCTCTAAGCTTCTTCTGACCCCACAGCCAAACAAGTCATGTAAAGAAAATTTGGAGACCAACGTGATCGGGGTAGGATTAATGCCGATGGATGGTCAACATCATTCGGTAAACAAGCCCACGGAATTATCTGGTGCATTCGATGAGTTATTATCACTTGTTACtactactcctactcctacagGATCATCAGGAGATCATAATAATAATCAGTCGTCGGATTTGCTGATGAATTTCAACGTGGGGCATATTTGCTTATCGGATCTTCTCAACTCAGACTTCTCAGGTGTTTGTGATTTCAATTATAGTGACGATAACATGAGTAATGATTTATCTCCAGTTTCTGCAGACCAACCACCTCTAACGCAGTACTCTTTCTCATCACTTCTTAATTCTGGTGCGGAATGGTTTGAAGAATAATATGACTTGCTAGTACTCAAAGTATGCATGTCTAGGCAGAGCTAGAATGAATAATTCAGTCCAAATGTACTTGAAACGAATAAATAGTACTACTGGCTGTCATGTAAGATTTTGTGTGACATTGTTTTGGTTCCCAGCCGGCTCTGTGTTATTACATAACAACAATGTAAGATTTCCAATCGATTTTTGTACGGTGATCGTGTTATATATTTTCGGCAGCTTGTTATTCACAtgcttttattttacttgccaTTTTTGACATGCAAATGacttgacttttttttattttttttatctaaaatgaaCTGCTCgcatatatataacttatgaTGATTTCTAGTGATTTTCATAAGAATAATGTTCGATAATTAcgttttatatatatgacaacAGTAACAAcagtatattttatatgatctcaACGTATATATAACAacagtatattatatatgatctcattttcaaaccctcgtatatatatatacacatctattgagtgaaaaaaaaaagataaaatataaaagactcACATTAGTAGATATATATGTCACTACAACATAATGTGTCtattgtgacagaggaaactgtcacaaaaaaatggcaagccgtcactaaaaatatttggtggaccgtcacctaaagtgcgtcacagaaaacatttggtgacggtttactgttcaaccgtcacaaaaaatatttttagtgatggttggaagtgttccgttcggtacaacgttcaaacgttctttttttgtgacggttgagaactgtcacagaaagtcaCGTTTGGACGTAAAATTaaatgttcggacgttaacccgaccgattggcattcgaatgagagaatttgacgttcgttgattatcgtCCGAACGTTAactacaataaacgttcgaatatttgttcgaacgtaaacataaatgttcaaacgtaatgCGTTTAAAgatcggacgttatttcgaatgtaaacgaaggagcgttcgaatgcaagttctttgttcgaacgttaatcgctttatcgttcgaacggtttgttcgtTTTAGTGTGAGGACGTTCAAACGTAGAGTTTGACATTCGAACGATCCAATTTATgcatttacgttcgaacgtttgttcgaatgtgaaccaacgttcgaacgatttttatttacattcgaacgtacagatcagaaatactaatttcataaaatttaaaaacataatatcaattgtatcatattacataccatcaattaacaagtaacaatgtcttataaaaacacaaaattagatattaaaactagccagaaatactgataaaatttatttcttctttttccctcgcccaccgcgattctgttgcaacgacataacatgctccatttgcaccatcatctcccgttgcacttgctcttgcacttcactgcgtattctttcctcctggtctctctgttggtcttGCAAACGCGtttctaaatgagactgtcgttttaagagagactctaactcttgctgtctcaatctcatatactcattctcacgccgttcAGCTTTTAAATCtgccgtaagattattaatttgtaaagcCAATGctgttgaggaggatgaacatctatgcttgatagatcgtcacAAACCTCTTgtcatactagactgcggcccgagcacttgcgtgaatatgtctatgtcactaggagaggattccttaGAAGCCGATTGCATCTCAATCATTTTtccctgcaatttaaaaggtaatgatcgtaaataattagtaacgtattaaaaaaatagaaataagaaataaactattcaaatgttatataaataatttatttaacaaaattaacattgcttacataattatctgcagcgacaggatccatcaaCTCACTATGcccattagtgtgagcagcaacatagacatgaatgagggaaaagttttcaggatcatcacgtttctaacagagcgacattagcaattttaaaaagataattttagtacttaaataaaagaatatcaggaaaataaatgaattctataattttttaattaccattttttcagcaagacggtggaatgaccatGAACCGGcatgatggtggacagtcagaacggatctattctgtgcatttgtagaactcaagtgctacaaaatatattaagaatgttaagtGTAATATGtatccatataatatatagaacgaatatgaatgtaaataattaaaatatataaatgtaaaatatctgataatctggagatgcgaaaagatcacaacactttctccaatcatctaacttcatctgctgaaaaggagactgcgcagcctcttccaacgtctcaaacttcttgaagtggtcatgacatcgtcctttgtgacgacggaatagtgtagccatcaactcattcacggttctcaaatcctcgctacggccaaagtcgaggtcgaattcatcctaacaagggaatcaggtcaaaaatataatatattaatctaggtaaaaaaaatgtactgaaaagtaaacttacCAGCACACGATTttgaatgtgctccttaatctcatttggaatatctcgccatgagcgcacataaaatggagcataagcttaaactactgtgccaatataggagaaAAGCGCTGCtacactatcatccactcctccagtggaattatcaggaattgtgatcttcagtttttcgtgccttctatttttttcaaaagagattccacgtgtatagccacgaccgcgacgtgcaaatgcatcaactacatgataaaaGATAGTATAATtctaattatatagttattgagacaaaagtattaagtatatatataattatcaacggcaatatttccttactggtaggtgtcgactagatgttgttctcttctgtgttagcttgatcttcaggaacggattcctcgagtggggagtcctcaatggattcaggacttggacttggcggaagcacatttcttcgttgtcattttggcggcattcttgaaaataattaattatatcaaagtaattaattagaaaaaattatgaaaattcaagatattttatagtcacctatatgaataaaatatttagaacttttattcttcatcttcagatgaatttttcatgcttgtttcagaatctccatcaataacatcttcatcatcatcatgcacctatTCTTCATtgtccttatccacctcctgcccggattctgattcgtcttcatcttctgactcttcttcttcttcttcctactcaattacttgaattgaatgatcatttaatacagacgggtcgagaagGACGGGTgagacatcatctctacacaaggggagcaactcgagtgcactgaggtcaacaaacaagttaataacCTCTctatcttcatctccactattctcatAATCTGCACttgttcctgcttcatatatatttcgatgaacaaatttttgtacgactcgccaagttatctctccactatcttcatcagcacttttcattggatcaatcaagtaatagacttgggtagcttgataagacaatacgaatggatcatcttggtaaatcaataatatatattaaattgttacttattaaattctgcattatatactaacttataatatagtatatatactacattttatatatctataactatactacattatatagtatgataacataaTACTTtgaatgagaacataataatatagtatataaactataccatatatatatatatatattttattaaagagttagagtcacctgtccaagagtgacccctccccaattttattaatagccctcatttgtggcggaggaaaaccgtggttacaaaaaaCAAGCATCTGGGGTACATCCAAAAAACCCAACATACCAAAAAACAACCaacaaccataaaaaataattcaacaag carries:
- the LOC109000242 gene encoding transcription factor MYB13-like — its product is MGRSPCCAKEGLNKGAWTSQEDDILIEYLRINGEGKWRNLPQNAGLKRCGKSCRLRWLNYLRPDIKRGNIGPDEEDLIIRLHKLLGNRWSLIAGRLPGRTDNEIKNYWNTNLGKKVQNHQISTTVSIPPKLSGHSDENNFPPPAVSTTPMLSGYTDENNFNPVPTINLMPSIDTSTLPSSPISKTCTNSNVIRTKAFRCSSKLLLTPQPNKSCKENLETNVIGVGLMPMDGQHHSVNKPTELSGAFDELLSLVTTTPTPTGSSGDHNNNQSSDLLMNFNVGHICLSDLLNSDFSGVCDFNYSDDNMSNDLSPVSADQPPLTQYSFSSLLNSGAEWFEE